One Rosa chinensis cultivar Old Blush chromosome 5, RchiOBHm-V2, whole genome shotgun sequence genomic region harbors:
- the LOC112165051 gene encoding leucine-rich repeat receptor protein kinase HPCA1 isoform X3, with protein MICNGSRCFVIPYSTTEIETSRDLSYNKGLTGPLPAEIGSLKKLSNIIPVGCSFSGLIPPTVGSLQELVYMSLNSGRIPSSIGSLSRLYWLDLADNNLEGPIPVSDSGEPGLDILSHCKHFHLGMNKLSGTIPSKLLSSNMSLIHVLFESNQLIGSILSSLGLVKSLEVVQFDRNMLTGPIPLSLYSLTNVSQLWL; from the exons ATGATATGCAACG gctccaGGTGCTTTGTAATTCCCTATTCCACTACTGAGATAGAAACTTCCAG GGATCTATCTTACAACAAGGGCCTGACAGGACCACTCCCAGCAGAAATTGGGAGTTTGAAGAAGCTATCTAACAT AATTCCGGTTGGTTGCAGCTTCTCTGGTCTCATCCCTCCTACTGTAGGGTCCCTACAGGAGCTAGTATATAT GTCTCTGAACTCTGGGAGGATACCATCTTCTATTGGTAGTCTGTCTAGACTATATTGGCTGGATCTAGCTGACAACAACCTTGAAGGACCCATCCCAGTCTCTGATAGTGGTGAACCTGGTCTTGACATTCTCAGTCATTGCAAGCACTT TCATCTCGGAATGAATAAGCTCTCAGGCACAATTCCATCAAAGCTTTTGAGCTCAAACATGAGCCTGATACATGT GCTCTTCGAAAGTAATCAACTCATTGGCAGCATCCTTTCCAGCCTTGGACTTGTAAAGTCTTTGGAGGTTGT GCAATTTGATAGAAACATGTTAACTGGGCCTATTCCTCTGAGCCTCTACAGTCTTACAAATGTCTCTCAGCT GTGGCTCTAG
- the LOC112165051 gene encoding putative disease resistance RPP13-like protein 1 isoform X1: MALEVVGGAFLSSALAVLFERMASGPVVDFIRGKKTTAGLLHKLKMKLLLVNNFLDDAEEKQLRNSRVRDWLNELKDVIFHADDLLDDIKTEALRCKMEEEDSGRSRINQVLRRLKFSSISIHKFDKSLEPRIRDILDRLQLIVDGKDVLDLKEGFKDRPQGLLTTSLVEESSVFGRDEEKEAIIKLLLADGMTGNKIDVLPIVGMGGLGKTTIAQLAYNDDRVKRHFEYQSWSCVSVEFDVIKITQTIYGAVTSQTCNITDLDMLQVELKKALSGKKFLFVLDDVWNVNLKNWDSLSRPFESGGHGSKIIVTTRDEGVARKMGTLQSQHLMQLTEEDCWSLFSKHAFWNGRDPSLEVIGKQIVQKCKGLPLAAKSLGGLLRSEPSIENWKEILNNDIWELRDEENDISPALWLSYHYLPPQLKRCFAYCSIFPQDDEFYKPDLVLLWMAEDLLPSKSNTTIEKFGDKCFDDLVSRSFFQHVPSQFSGEAVFTMHDLIHDLAKFVSGEFCVRLEDNDSVLENVSKSRHFSCATGSFDQWDSLYEAKYLRTFLVSGYKYQPPNLDFDIFLKLQCLRVLKLSSYNIGELPSSISKLKHLRHLDLSDSSIKKLPDAMCTLYNLQTLLLRACQALVELPTDLGRLINLRHLDIRGTPGIQKMPPRMGKMKDLQTLRGRFVLDKYTGDNIVEIKELKQLRGTLWISGLHHIVHVTDAIMRKKKHLDELVLEWGGKSADDTDDTQKQRDVLENLQPHTNLKKLKIQSYGGTRFPGWLEDHSSLSNLVRLQLLDCGNCLSLPSVEQLPSLQELEIEGLINGVVTWGSKPFPNLRTLRLKSCPEVTGAFTSACFPKLESLVWEDVNVESLNYPSLLSLVRLEIISCPNFVCFPDAPNLKTLLVQKCPKLRSLPQHMHNLLPSLSYLLLYDCPELESFPQGGLPSKLEKLFIQSCKKLVIGNRMQWGLPTLTSLKILSVDFKGCEQVVDSFPDEGLLPTTIEELRIYSISKLDGKGFTQLTSLKELSICNCPELRCLPDEGLPTSINHLEIVRCPLLEQRCHRETGKDWPKIAHIKTISINYEYI; this comes from the coding sequence ATGGCTCTGGAAGTTGTGGGTGGAGCTTTTCTCTCTTCTGCTCTTGCTGTTCTGTTTGAGAGGATGGCTTCCGGTCCGGTTGTTGACTTCATCCGAGGAAAGAAGACCACCGCTGGGCTGCTCCATAAGTTGAAGATGAAGTTGTTGTTGGTTAATAACTTTCTCGATGATGCAGAGGAGAAGCAACTCAGAAACTCTAGAGTCAGGGATTGGCTTAATGAGCTTAAAGATGTTATCTTTCATGCCGATGACCTGTTGGATGACATCAAGACTGAAGCTCTGCGTTGCaagatggaagaagaagattctgGAAGAAGCCGCATAAATCAGGTGTTAAGGAGACTCAAGTTTAGTTCTATTTCCATTCATAAATTTGACAAAAGTCTGGAACCCAGGATAAGGGATATTCTTGACAGACTGCAACTTATTGTCGACGGAAAAGATGTGCTTGATTTGAAAGAAGGTTTTAAGGATAGACCACAAGGACTGCTTACGACTTCTTTGGTAGAAGAGTCTAGTGTATTTGGACGCGATGAAGAAAAGGAGGCCATCATCAAGTTATTGTTAGCGGATGGTATGACTGGAAATAAGATAGATGTGCTTCCAATTGTGGGCATGGGTGGGCTTGGAAAGACCACTATTGCTCAACTCGCATACAACGATGACAGAGTCAAGCGACATTTTGAGTATCAATCATGGTCTTGTGTTTCAGTAGAATTTGATGTTATCAAAATAACACAGACAATTTATGGGGCGGTCACTTCACAAACTTGTAACATCACAGATCTAGACATGCTTCAAGTTGAACTAAAGAAGGCGTTGTCAGGGAAGAAATTTCTgtttgttcttgatgatgtttGGAATGTGAATTTAAAGAACTGGGATAGCTTGAGCCGACCCTTTGAGAGTGGAGGTCATGGAAGTAAGATCATTGTCACAACACGGGATGAAGGTGTCGCACGCAAGATGGGTACCCTTCAAAGTCAACATCTAATGCAACTAACAGAGGAAGACTGCTGGTCGTTGTTCTCAAAACATGCCTTCTGGAATGGAAGAGATCCGTCGCTTGAAGTGATTGGAAAACAGATTGTTCAAAAGTGTAAAGGACTCCCTTTAGCTGCAAAATCACTTGGGGGTCTTTTACGTTCTGAACCAAGTATTGAAaattggaaagaaatattgAACAATGACATATGGGAGTTGCGGGATGAGGAGAATGACATTTCGCCTGCTCTATGGTTGAGCTACCATTATCTCCCTCCACAGCTGAAGCGCTGTTTTGCTTACTGTTCCATATTTCCTCAAGATGATGAGTTTTACAAACCAGATCTGGTTTTGTTGTGGATGGCTGAAGATCTCTTACCGTCGAAATCGAATACTACAATAGAAAAGTTCGGAGATAAGTGCTTTGATGATCTAGTGTCAAGGTCATTTTTTCAACATGTACCTAGTCAGTTTTCTGGTGAGGCAGTTTTCACAATGCATGACCTTATCCATGACTTAGCAAAGTTTGTCTCCGGAGAGTTTTGTGTTAGGTTGGAGGACAATGACTCAGTGCTGGAAAATGTTAGCAAGAGTCGTCACTTTTCGTGTGCAACCGGCAGTTTTGATCAATGGGACAGTTTGTATGAAGCGAAGTATTTGAGGACCTTTCTAGTATCAGGATATAAATACCAACCTCCCAACTTAGATTTTGATATATTCTTGAAGCTTCAGTGTTTAAGAGTGCTCAAGTTATCAAGTTACAATATTGGTGAGCTGCCTAGTTCAATTAGCAAGTTGAAGCATCTAAGGCACTTGGACTTGTCTGACTCATCAATTAAAAAGTTGCCTGATGCAATGTGTACTTTATATAATTTACAGACGTTATTGTTGCGGGCTTGTCAAGCTCTAGTTGAGTTGCCAACTGATTTGGGAAGATTAATAAACTTGCGTCATCTTGATATTCGTGGCACTCCGGGGATACAAAAGATGCCACCAAGGATGGGCAAAATGAAAGATCTCCAAACATTAAGAGGTCGGTTTGTCCTAGACAAATACACTGGTGATAACATTGTGGAGATTAAAGAGCTTAAGCAGTTGCGCGGAACACTCTGGATCTCGGGGCTTCACCATATTGTGCATGTCACAGATGCCATTATGAGAAAGAAGAAGCATCTGGATGAATTAGTTTTGGAATGGGGAGGCAAGTCTGCTGATGACACCGACGATACACAAAAACAGAGAGATGTGCTGGAGAACCTCCAACCTCATACAAACCTAAAAAAACTCAAGATTCAATCTTATGGGGGCACAAGATTTCCAGGTTGGTTGGAAGATCATTCTAGTTTATCTAATCTGGTTCGTCTTCAGCTTCTGGATTGTGGAAATTGTTTGTCCTTGCCATCAGTTGAGCAGCTACCCTCCCTCCAAGAGCTTGAGATTGAAGGATTAATTAATGGAGTGGTGACTTGGGGTTCCAAGCCTTTTCCAAATCTTCGTACGCTTCGTCTGAAATCTTGTCCCGAGGTAACCGGGGCATTCACGTCAGCCTGCTTCCCAAAGCTTGAAAGCCTCGTATGGGAGGATGTGAATGTAGAATCTCTTAATTACCCTTCACTCCTCTCCCTTGTCCGACTTGAAATAATTTCATGCCccaattttgtttgttttcccgATGCGCCCAATTTGAAGACCTTACTTGTCCAAAAATGTCCGAAACTGAGGTCATTGCCACAACACATGCACAACCTTCTCCCATCTCTCAGCTACTTGTTGCTATATGATTGTCCAGAATTGGAATCATTTCCCCAAGGGGGATTGCCGTCTAAGTTGGAAAAGTTGTTCATCCAGTCTTGCAAGAAACTCGTCATTGGAAACCGTATGCAGTGGGGTCTACCAACACTCACCTCTCTCAAAATCTTGAGCGTCGACTTTAAGGGATGTGAACAAGTTGTAGATTCATTTCCAGACGAGGGGCTGCTGCCCACCACTATTGAAGAACTCCGCATCTACAGTATTTCGAAGCTGGACGGCAAGGGGTTTACACAACTCACCTCTCTTAAAGAGTTGTCAATTTGCAATTGCCCTGAACTCCGGTGCTTGCCAGATGAAGGGCTACCCACTTCTATTAATCATCTGGAGATCGTTCGTTGTCCTTTACTAGAACAACGTTGCCACAGAGAGACGGGGAAAGATTGGCCCAAGATTGCTCACATCAAGACCATTTCTATCAATTACGAATATATATGA
- the LOC112165051 gene encoding putative disease resistance RPP13-like protein 1 isoform X2, producing MALEVVGGAFLSSALAVLFERMASGPVVDFIRGKKTTAGLLHKLKMKLLLVNNFLDDAEEKQLRNSRVRDWLNELKDVIFHADDLLDDIKTEALRCKMEEEDSGRSRINQVLRRLKFSSISIHKFDKSLEPRIRDILDRLQLIVDGKDVLDLKEGFKDRPQGLLTTSLVEESSVFGRDEEKEAIIKLLLADGMTGNKIDVLPIVGMGGLGKTTIAQLAYNDDRVKRHFEYQSWSCVSVEFDVIKITQTIYGAVTSQTCNITDLDMLQVELKKALSGKKFLFVLDDVWNVNLKNWDSLSRPFESGGHGSKIIVTTRDEGVARKMGTLQSQHLMQLTEEDCWSLFSKHAFWNGRDPSLEVIGKQIVQKCKGLPLAAKSLGGLLRSEPSIENWKEILNNDIWELRDEENDISPALWLSYHYLPPQLKRCFAYCSIFPQDDEFYKPDLVLLWMAEDLLPSKSNTTIEKFGDKCFDDLVSRSFFQHVPSQFSGEAVFTMHDLIHDLAKFVSGEFCVRLEDNDSVLENVSKSRHFSCATGSFDQWDSLYEAKYLRTFLVSGYKYQPPNLDFDIFLKLQCLRVLKLSSYNIGELPSSISKLKHLRHLDLSDSSIKKLPDAMCTLYNLQTLLLRACQALVELPTDLGRLINLRHLDIRGTPGIQKMPPRMGKMKDLQTLRGRFVLDKYTGDNIVEIKELKQLRGTLWISGLHHIVHVTDAIMRKKKHLDELVLEWGGKSADDTDDTQKQRDVLENLQPHTNLKKLKIQSYGGTRFPGWLEDHSSLSNLVRLQLLDCGNCLSLPSVEQLPSLQELEIEGLINGVVTWGSKPFPNLRTLRLKSCPEVTGAFTSACFPKLESLVWEDVNVESLNYPSLLSLVRLEIISCPNFVCFPDAPNLKTLLVQKCPELESFPQGGLPSKLEKLFIQSCKKLVIGNRMQWGLPTLTSLKILSVDFKGCEQVVDSFPDEGLLPTTIEELRIYSISKLDGKGFTQLTSLKELSICNCPELRCLPDEGLPTSINHLEIVRCPLLEQRCHRETGKDWPKIAHIKTISINYEYI from the exons ATGGCTCTGGAAGTTGTGGGTGGAGCTTTTCTCTCTTCTGCTCTTGCTGTTCTGTTTGAGAGGATGGCTTCCGGTCCGGTTGTTGACTTCATCCGAGGAAAGAAGACCACCGCTGGGCTGCTCCATAAGTTGAAGATGAAGTTGTTGTTGGTTAATAACTTTCTCGATGATGCAGAGGAGAAGCAACTCAGAAACTCTAGAGTCAGGGATTGGCTTAATGAGCTTAAAGATGTTATCTTTCATGCCGATGACCTGTTGGATGACATCAAGACTGAAGCTCTGCGTTGCaagatggaagaagaagattctgGAAGAAGCCGCATAAATCAGGTGTTAAGGAGACTCAAGTTTAGTTCTATTTCCATTCATAAATTTGACAAAAGTCTGGAACCCAGGATAAGGGATATTCTTGACAGACTGCAACTTATTGTCGACGGAAAAGATGTGCTTGATTTGAAAGAAGGTTTTAAGGATAGACCACAAGGACTGCTTACGACTTCTTTGGTAGAAGAGTCTAGTGTATTTGGACGCGATGAAGAAAAGGAGGCCATCATCAAGTTATTGTTAGCGGATGGTATGACTGGAAATAAGATAGATGTGCTTCCAATTGTGGGCATGGGTGGGCTTGGAAAGACCACTATTGCTCAACTCGCATACAACGATGACAGAGTCAAGCGACATTTTGAGTATCAATCATGGTCTTGTGTTTCAGTAGAATTTGATGTTATCAAAATAACACAGACAATTTATGGGGCGGTCACTTCACAAACTTGTAACATCACAGATCTAGACATGCTTCAAGTTGAACTAAAGAAGGCGTTGTCAGGGAAGAAATTTCTgtttgttcttgatgatgtttGGAATGTGAATTTAAAGAACTGGGATAGCTTGAGCCGACCCTTTGAGAGTGGAGGTCATGGAAGTAAGATCATTGTCACAACACGGGATGAAGGTGTCGCACGCAAGATGGGTACCCTTCAAAGTCAACATCTAATGCAACTAACAGAGGAAGACTGCTGGTCGTTGTTCTCAAAACATGCCTTCTGGAATGGAAGAGATCCGTCGCTTGAAGTGATTGGAAAACAGATTGTTCAAAAGTGTAAAGGACTCCCTTTAGCTGCAAAATCACTTGGGGGTCTTTTACGTTCTGAACCAAGTATTGAAaattggaaagaaatattgAACAATGACATATGGGAGTTGCGGGATGAGGAGAATGACATTTCGCCTGCTCTATGGTTGAGCTACCATTATCTCCCTCCACAGCTGAAGCGCTGTTTTGCTTACTGTTCCATATTTCCTCAAGATGATGAGTTTTACAAACCAGATCTGGTTTTGTTGTGGATGGCTGAAGATCTCTTACCGTCGAAATCGAATACTACAATAGAAAAGTTCGGAGATAAGTGCTTTGATGATCTAGTGTCAAGGTCATTTTTTCAACATGTACCTAGTCAGTTTTCTGGTGAGGCAGTTTTCACAATGCATGACCTTATCCATGACTTAGCAAAGTTTGTCTCCGGAGAGTTTTGTGTTAGGTTGGAGGACAATGACTCAGTGCTGGAAAATGTTAGCAAGAGTCGTCACTTTTCGTGTGCAACCGGCAGTTTTGATCAATGGGACAGTTTGTATGAAGCGAAGTATTTGAGGACCTTTCTAGTATCAGGATATAAATACCAACCTCCCAACTTAGATTTTGATATATTCTTGAAGCTTCAGTGTTTAAGAGTGCTCAAGTTATCAAGTTACAATATTGGTGAGCTGCCTAGTTCAATTAGCAAGTTGAAGCATCTAAGGCACTTGGACTTGTCTGACTCATCAATTAAAAAGTTGCCTGATGCAATGTGTACTTTATATAATTTACAGACGTTATTGTTGCGGGCTTGTCAAGCTCTAGTTGAGTTGCCAACTGATTTGGGAAGATTAATAAACTTGCGTCATCTTGATATTCGTGGCACTCCGGGGATACAAAAGATGCCACCAAGGATGGGCAAAATGAAAGATCTCCAAACATTAAGAGGTCGGTTTGTCCTAGACAAATACACTGGTGATAACATTGTGGAGATTAAAGAGCTTAAGCAGTTGCGCGGAACACTCTGGATCTCGGGGCTTCACCATATTGTGCATGTCACAGATGCCATTATGAGAAAGAAGAAGCATCTGGATGAATTAGTTTTGGAATGGGGAGGCAAGTCTGCTGATGACACCGACGATACACAAAAACAGAGAGATGTGCTGGAGAACCTCCAACCTCATACAAACCTAAAAAAACTCAAGATTCAATCTTATGGGGGCACAAGATTTCCAGGTTGGTTGGAAGATCATTCTAGTTTATCTAATCTGGTTCGTCTTCAGCTTCTGGATTGTGGAAATTGTTTGTCCTTGCCATCAGTTGAGCAGCTACCCTCCCTCCAAGAGCTTGAGATTGAAGGATTAATTAATGGAGTGGTGACTTGGGGTTCCAAGCCTTTTCCAAATCTTCGTACGCTTCGTCTGAAATCTTGTCCCGAGGTAACCGGGGCATTCACGTCAGCCTGCTTCCCAAAGCTTGAAAGCCTCGTATGGGAGGATGTGAATGTAGAATCTCTTAATTACCCTTCACTCCTCTCCCTTGTCCGACTTGAAATAATTTCATGCCccaattttgtttgttttcccgATGCGCCCAATTTGAAGACCTTACTTGTCCAAAAA TGTCCAGAATTGGAATCATTTCCCCAAGGGGGATTGCCGTCTAAGTTGGAAAAGTTGTTCATCCAGTCTTGCAAGAAACTCGTCATTGGAAACCGTATGCAGTGGGGTCTACCAACACTCACCTCTCTCAAAATCTTGAGCGTCGACTTTAAGGGATGTGAACAAGTTGTAGATTCATTTCCAGACGAGGGGCTGCTGCCCACCACTATTGAAGAACTCCGCATCTACAGTATTTCGAAGCTGGACGGCAAGGGGTTTACACAACTCACCTCTCTTAAAGAGTTGTCAATTTGCAATTGCCCTGAACTCCGGTGCTTGCCAGATGAAGGGCTACCCACTTCTATTAATCATCTGGAGATCGTTCGTTGTCCTTTACTAGAACAACGTTGCCACAGAGAGACGGGGAAAGATTGGCCCAAGATTGCTCACATCAAGACCATTTCTATCAATTACGAATATATATGA
- the LOC121049205 gene encoding uncharacterized protein LOC121049205 — MSGSSDPPKYTKTPLHVIQDRLERLKKNSDLFDVQVTTPLQFRELQIDSEGNRVEGGSEASDTSVVPSPHQTPPPSPRALLVVPPPPPPMALTIRQLSTSVIPPGGVPTCITYPAAAEGLTADFELKSGLLHRLPTFHGLSMEDPNNHLMEFQFICTSMKPQGADEHILKLKAFPFSLADKAKQWLYELPSGRITSWADMMKAFLEKYFPTSRIIMLRKKISGIQQGQDESYADYYERFKSLTTQCPQHGMKDETLLTCFYDGLTNLERDMLDAASGGSFVDKEPAAGMVLIENRALNQQQYGSSRPKSTTTRERVHEVSTLAQLEDKINKLTSLVSQGAHGQVLACGVCSMKGHVSDQCPQLMEEGGLEGANAIGFQQGGQPPRNDPFSNTYNPGWREHPNFRWRNNENVQNGQTHHGNQINAISTDVAELKKQMSQVVEFMGKFHEQGKLPSGTIPNPHFEQAKVVTTRSGKTLVDPPTPPKKISTSILEEEDDPATSKALVTPPTAEPKPKGQVSNSFNSVITNPSSSPLPFPRTLHHKETEL, encoded by the exons ATGTCTGGATCATCTGACCCACCTAAGTACACCAAAACGCCTCTTCACGTCATCCAAGATAGACTTGAGAGATTGAAGAAAAACTCGGATCTCTTTGACGTCCAAGTTACCACTCCCCTTCAATTTCGTGAGCTTCAAATAGATAGTGAAGGGAATAGAGTAGAGGgaggatcagaagcttctgacactTCAGTTGTTCCATCACCACACCAAACGCCACCTCCATCACCTCGTGCACTTTTAGTcgttccaccaccaccaccaccaatggctctcaccatAAGGCAACTCTCTACATCCGTCATCCCACCTGGTGGCGTCCCTACTTGCATAACCTACCCTGCTGCAGCTGAGGGATTAACAgctgattttgagttgaagtctgggctacttcatcgtcttcctacattccatggactctctatggaagatcccaacaaccacttgatggaatttcagttcatctgcactagcatgaagcctcaaggagctgatgagcatattttgaagttgaaggccttcccattttcgttggctgacaaggcaaagCAATGGCTTTATGAGTTGCCAAGTGGACGGATCACATCTTGGGCTGATATGATGAAGGCGTTTCTTGAGAAGTATTTCCCTACATCTCGCATCATCATgcttaggaagaagataagtggaatccaacaagggcaagatgagtcctacgcagattactatgaaaggttcaagtctctcaccactcaatgccctcaacatggcatgaaggatgagaccttgctcacttgtttttatgatgggctcaccaacttggaaagagacatgctagatgcagcttctggtggatcGTTTGTTGATAAGGAACCTGCGGCTGGAATGGTTCTAATTGAGAATAGggccttgaatcaacaacaatatggaagctctaggcccaaatccaccaccacacgtgaaagggtccatgaggtaagtactttagctcaattggaggataaaattaacaaacttactTCTCTAGTGTCTCAGGGAGCGCATGGGCAAGTCTTGGCATGTGGAGTGTGCTCAATGAAAGGGCATGTGTCTGAccaatgccctcaactcatggaGGAAGGAGGACTTGAAGGTGCCAACGCCATAGGATTTCAACAAGGAGGTCAACCTCCAAGAAACGATCCATTTTCAaacacttacaatcctggatggagggagcACCCTAACTTTCGTTGGAGGAACAATGAAAACGTGCAAAATG GTCAAACTCATCATGGGAACCAAATCAATGCCATATCCACAGATGTAGCTGAAttgaagaagcaaatgagtcaAGTAGTGGAGTTTATGGGTAAGTTTCATGAGCAAGGTAAGCTACCAAGTGGTACCATCCCAAATCCTCACTTTGAGCAAGCCAAAGTCGtcactacaaggagtggtaagACCCTTGTAGATCCTCCAACGCCTCCCAAAAAGATCTCAACATCCAttttagaggaggaggatgaccCTGCAACGTCTAAGGCTCTTGTGACACCTCCTACTGCAGAACCGAAACCTAAAGGACAAGtttctaactctttcaattcggttattactaatccatcttcttctcctttgcctttcccaa gaactttgcaccacaaggagacagAACTGTGA